A window of Trichomycterus rosablanca isolate fTriRos1 chromosome 5, fTriRos1.hap1, whole genome shotgun sequence contains these coding sequences:
- the six3a gene encoding homeobox protein SIX3a: MFQLPTLNFSAEQVASVCETLEETGDIERLGRFLWSLPVAPGACEAINKHESILRARAVVAFHTGNFRDLYHILENHKFTKDSHGKLQAMWLEAHYQEAEKLRGRPLGPVDKYRVRKKFPLPRTIWDGEQKTHCFKERTRSLLREWYLQDPYPNPSKKRELAQATGLTPTQVGNWFKNRRQRDRAAAAKNRLQHQAIGQKGMRSLSDCTPHSSAESPCTAASPTTSVSSMTERADTMTSILSVTSSDSECDV; the protein is encoded by the exons ATGTTTCAGCTACCAACTCTCAACTTTTCTGCGGAGCAGGTGGCAAGCGTCTGCGAGACGCTTGAGGAGACCGGAGACATCGAACGACTCGGTCGCTTTCTGTGGTCGCTGCCGGTGGCGCCGGGCGCATGCGAGGCAATCAACAAACACGAGTCAATCCTGCGCGCTCGCGCTGTCGTCGCCTTTCACACTGGCAACTTCCGCGACCTCTACCACATCTTGGAGAACCACAAATTTACAAAGGACTCGCATGGAAAGCTACAGGCCATGTGGCTCGAAGCGCACTATCAGGAGGCCGAAAAGCTGCGTGGACGCCCGCTTGGACCTGTCGACAAGTACCGCGTTCGCAAGAAGTTTCCTCTTCCCAGGACCATCTGGGACGGCGAGCAGAAGACGCACTGCTTTAAGGAGCGAACGCGAAGTCTTTTGAGGGAGTGGTACCTGCAGGACCCATATCCTAACCCAAGTAAGAAACGAGAACTGGCACAAGCCACCGGACTCACTCCTACACAAGTCGGAAATTGGTTTAAAAACCGAAGGCAAAGAGACAGAGCAGCGGCAGCGAAAAATAG GCTCCAACACCAAGCCATAGGGCAGAAAGGGATGCGCTCACTGTCTGATTGCACTCCGCACAGCTCGGCAGAGTCGCCATGCACCGCCGCCAGTCCCACAACCAGCGTTTCGAGCATGACGGAGCGCGCCGACACAATGACGTCTATCCTCTCTGTAACGTCCAGTGACTCTGAATGCGACGTATGA